Proteins encoded by one window of Acetivibrio thermocellus ATCC 27405:
- the tnpB gene encoding IS66 family insertion sequence element accessory protein TnpB (TnpB, as the term is used for proteins encoded by IS66 family insertion elements, is considered an accessory protein, since TnpC, encoded by a neighboring gene, is a DDE family transposase.), protein MLGDISKAEKIYIACGYTDMRKAIDGLAAIVQQNFQLNPFQNSLFLFCGRRRDRMKALYWEGDGFVLLYKRLENGKFQWPMNADAVRALTPQEFRWLLEGLSIDQPKAVKKIEIGACI, encoded by the coding sequence ATGTTAGGTGACATCTCCAAGGCTGAAAAGATCTATATAGCCTGCGGGTATACAGACATGCGGAAAGCTATTGACGGACTGGCAGCTATTGTTCAACAGAACTTTCAGTTGAACCCATTCCAGAACAGTCTGTTTCTCTTTTGTGGCCGGCGGCGGGATCGGATGAAAGCGCTCTATTGGGAAGGCGACGGTTTTGTTCTCCTATACAAGCGCCTGGAAAACGGAAAATTTCAATGGCCCATGAATGCTGATGCGGTTCGGGCACTCACCCCCCAGGAATTCCGTTGGCTGCTTGAAGGCCTCTCAATTGACCAGCCTAAAGCAGTAAAAAAGATAGAGATAGGAGCCTGCATTTAA
- the tnpA gene encoding IS66 family insertion sequence element accessory protein TnpA, producing the protein MNTRAVTQKYRLNKWTDIIRECRSSGQTVTAWCTEHDINPKSYYYWLKKVRLAACEALTPINSENSLIVPIDISTQTTHSNSEIKSMSSDIVIRIGSITLELSNNASAALIENTLRAIQNVR; encoded by the coding sequence TTGAATACCAGAGCAGTTACCCAAAAGTACAGATTAAATAAGTGGACCGACATCATACGTGAATGCCGGAGCAGTGGCCAGACAGTTACTGCATGGTGTACAGAACACGATATCAATCCAAAGAGTTACTACTACTGGTTGAAAAAAGTCCGATTAGCTGCATGTGAAGCCCTTACGCCCATAAATTCAGAAAATAGCCTAATAGTACCAATCGACATTTCAACGCAAACTACACACAGTAATTCCGAAATAAAGAGCATGTCATCTGATATAGTTATCCGCATCGGCTCAATAACTCTTGAACTAAGCAATAACGCATCTGCTGCGTTGATTGAGAATACACTGAGGGCGATACAGAATGTTAGGTGA